Below is a window of Clostridiales bacterium DNA.
ACATCCTGAGCCATCCGGAACTGCAGGTGGAAGACCCGGAATTCGACGCGTGGAGCGACCGGGTGATAGAAGCCCTGGAGGCGGCAAAAGCCCGGATCTGACGGTACGGACGGGCTCCGGGGCGAAATAATGTACAAACGTTGGATTTCCATTGACACCGCACGGGCGGGAGGGTAAAATACGATAGCAAAGGCAGGACGTCTTTGCCGGAACCGGTGAAGGCGTCTTTCTTTATGGAAATCGGGAGGAGTAGAAAGCAAATGGCTTGTACCGCGATTGTCGGAATCAACTGGGGCGACGAAGGCAAAGGCCGCATGGTGGACCTGCTGACGGAGGAGTATGATGTTGTCGTGCGCTTCCAGGGTGGCGGAAACGCCGGGCATACCGTAATCAACGAGTTCGGAAAGTTCGCGCTGCACCTGCTGCCGTCCGGCGTTTTCCGCAAGGGCGTCATGAACATCCTGGGCAACGGCGTGGCCGTGGACCCCGAAAACCTGCTGGCTGAGATCGGCCAGCTGGCGGAGAAGGGCGTGAAGGTGACCCCGGAAAACCTGATGATCAGTGACCGGGCATCGCTGCTGCTGCCGTGGCACCGGAAGCTGGACGAGCTGGAAGAGCTGCGCCTGAAGGACAAGAAGTTCGGTTCCACCAAGCAGGGAATCGCGCCGTTCTACTCCGATAAATACCAGAAAAAGACCGTGCTGGCGGGCGAGCTGTTCTATCCGGAAAAGCTGAAGGCCCACCTGCGCGACCTGCTGGAGTGGAAGAACCTGACGCTGACCGGCGTGTACGGCGCCGAGCCGGTGACCGAGGAAGAGATCGGGGCCTGGGTGGAAAGCTGCTGCAAGCCCCTGGTTCCCTATATTGCCGACACGCAGGAATACCTGTGGGACGCGCAGCAGGACGGAAAACGCATCCTGTTTGAGGCGCAGCTGGGCTCCCTGCGCGACCTGGACTACGGCATCCATCCCTACACGACGTCCTCCAACACGCTGGCGAGCTACGCGCCGGTCGGATCCGGCCTGCCCGCAGCAAAGCTGGAAAAGGTGGTCGGCGTGGTGAAGGCCTATTCCACCTGCGTGGGCGAAGGTCCGTTCGTCTGTGAAATGTTCGGCGAGGAAGCCGAGGCGCTGCGCCAGGCGGGCAATGAATACGGCGCCAAGACCGGCCGTCCGCGCCGGGTGGGCCCGATCGACCTGGTGGCCACACGCTACGGCGTGCGGGTGCAAGGCGCGACGGAACTGGCCCTGACCAAGCTGGACGTGCTGAGCGGCATGGACGAGATTCCCGTGTGCGTGCGGTACGAACTGGACGGCAAAGAGACCGACAAGTTCCCCTTCCCGGCGGTGCTAGGCGACTGCAAGCCCGTGATCACCAAGGTGAAGGGCTGGAAGCAGGATATCAGCGGCTGCCGGACCTGGGATGAGCTGCCGGAAGAGACCAAGGCCTATGTGAACATGGTGGAGAAGGCGATCGGCCGGCCGTTTGTGTACATTTCCGTCGGCCCGGAACGCGACAGCATTATCCGCAGAACCGGAAGCGAGGGATAAGAGATGACAGACCGTTACGAAACACCGCTGGGATCCCGCTATGCGTCCAATGAGATGCTGGCGCTGTTTTCCCAGGATACCCGATACCAGACCTGGCGGAAGCTGTGGGTCGCGCTGGCCCGCGCCGAGATGGAGCTGGGCCTGCCGGTGACGGCGGAACAGGTGGCTGAGCTGGAAGCGCATATCACGGACATCGACTACGAGGTGGTCCGCGTGCGCGAGAAGGAAGTCCGCCACGACGTGATGGCGCACGTGTATGCCTACGGCAAGGTGGCGCCAGGCGCGGCGGGAATTATCCACCTGGGCGCGACAAGCTGCTATGTGACGGACAACGCCGACCTGGTGATCTACCGCGACGCGCTGAAGCTGATCCGCAAGGGTCTGCTGGGCGTGATGAAGAACCTGTGCGATTTCGCCGAAAAAACCAAGGCAATCCCGACCCTGGGCTACACCCATTACCAGCCGGCGCAGCCGGTGACCGTGGGCAAGCGGGCGTCCCTGTGGCTGCAGGATTTCATGACCGACCTGGAAGAGATCGATTTCGTGATTGACCACCTGCCGTTCCTCGGCTGCCGCGGAACCACCGGCACCGAAGCCAGCTTTATGGAGCTGTTTGAGGGCGACACCGCGAAGATCGACGAGATGAACCGCAAAATCGCGGCGGAATTCGGATTTGAGAAGCGGTTTGACGTTTCCGGGCAGACCTATCCCCGGAAGGCGGACAGCCGCATCCTGAACGTGCTGAGCGCGATTGGCCAGAGCTGCTACCGCATGGCGAACGACATGCGCCTGCTGCAGCATGACCGGCAGCTCGAAGAACCCTTCGAGAGCACCCAGATCGGGTCCTCCGCGATGGCGTACAAGCGGAACCCCATGCGCAGCGAGCGCGTGTGCTCCCTGAGCCGCTACCTGATGACCCTGCCGCAGAACGCGGCGATGACGGCCTCCACCCAGTGGATGGAGCGCACCCTGGACGACTCCGCCAACCGGCGGATCTCCCTGCCGGAAGGTTTCCTGTGCGCCGACGCTGTGCTGCGCCTGGTGCGGAACATCTCCGACGGCATCCGGGTGAACGAAAAGATTATCGAAGCGACGCTGCGGGAGTATATGCCCTTTATCGCCACGGAGAACCTGCTGATGGAAGCGGTGAAGCGCGGCGGAAACCGGCAGGAGCTGCATGAAGTGATCCGCGAGAGCTCCATGGCTGCGACCGAGCGGATGAAGAACGGCGAAAGCTGCGACCTGCTGGAGCGGCTGGCGGCCGTACCGGCCTTCGGAATGACGGCGGACGAAATGCGCGAGGTGCTGGACCCGAAGAAATACACCGGCCGCTGCGCGGAGCAGACCGAGGCGCTGGTACAAAAAATCCGCCCGATGCTGGAAGAAGCACCGGCGGATGAAGTGAGCATTGAGGTGTAAGCAGATCGGAAGCCGTGTCAGACAATGCGCAGGCGCTTGTCCTTCAGGGCACCCTCTTTACCGAGGGCGATGAGGCGGGTGTACCGCTCCACGGCATTCTCCAGGATTTTATCCCAGGGCACGGGAATGGTTTCCCGTGCCTTTTCTCCTGCCTTCGCGAGGAGATCCGGCTGCGACAGGGCGCCGGTGAGCACGCGGGCAAGGTCCTTCGGGTCGTTCTCGCAGAGGAAACCGTTTTCCCCGTCCCGGATGTATTCTGCCGCGGTGCTGCCGCGGACCATGACCGACGGCGTGCCCATGACGGCCGCTTCCCGCACCACCATGGAGGTGGTGTCGTAGAGGGAGGGGAAGGCAAAGACCGAAGCCCGGGCGTACAGCGCGTCGAGCAGGGACGTATCGGAAATGTGGCCGAGCATCTGGGAGCGGTCCTGGATGTTGAGCTCGTGGATCTTGCGGTCGATATTGTTCATATCCACGCCCTGGCCGGCCAGCAGCAGGCGGAAGTTCGTGCCGGCCTGTTTCATTTCGGCGCAGGCTTCCAGGATGGTGAGGATGTTCTTTTTCCAGTCCATCTGGCCGACGAAGAGGATCACAGGATCATCGCCGAGGTTCCAGCGGCGGGAGACGCCCTCCACATCCGCGGGGGAAACGGTGCGCATGGTGGCGCCGTTGGGCATGACGATGACGTCGCCCTCATAGCCGTAATCCTTCAGCACGTCCGCCGCGTTTTTTCCGACGGCCCAGACCTCGTCGCAACGGTTATAGAAATTGACGACAAACTTGGTGCCCATCCGGGCGATGGACTCCGACTTGGTCGCCTTGAGGAAATCATCGTAGTACTTGGAGTGGAAGGTGGCCACGAGGGGCAGCTTCCGCAGGGTGGCGATGCGCAGCGCCTCCGACCCGGCGGTGAAGGGGCTGTGGGCGTGGATCAGGTCCAGCTGGATCATGCGTATGCGGCGGCGGTAGTGCGGATCCCAGACGGCTTCGCCGATCTGGTACTGCTTCATGCCGGGCAGGCCCGCGCCCATAAAATCGACCAGCTCAAAGGGGAAACCGCCCTGGAAGCCGGTATCGTACATCGGGGCGACCACGGTAACCTGGTGCCCCATTTTGCACAGCGTATCCGCATAGGCATAGACAACACGGCCCACCCCGTCGACAATGGGGAGGAACGTATCTGTAAACTGCCCGAGTCTCAGCATTTCAGTTTCACCTTCCGAGGGTCATTATCTCATAATTGCGGATAAAATGCAAACACGTACGCAACAATAGACGAAATGATTGAAATCAACAGTAAAAAGTGATATGCTGACGGTACGAAGGGAGAGAAGAATATGATGAAGCGGATGCTGTCTTTGCTGACCGCCCTGCTGATGCTGCTGGCGGTAATTCCCGTTTCCGCGGGCGCGGAAGAGTATACCCTCCCGATGGAGGAAGGCAAAAACCAGATTATTTTCTATTGGGACGCGGAGGACGCGAACCTGGACAACTGCGACATGTGGATCTGGTTCCCGAACGCCGACGGGCGCGGGTACCTGTTCCATCCGTGTGAATACGGCGCAAAGGTCGTGCTGAATGTTCCGGCGGACGTCGACAAGGTCGGGTTCATCGTGCGCCGCGACTGCTCCGAACCCGGCGGCACCAGCTGGGGATCCGCCGTCAAGGATTATGACGGCGACCGGTTTGCCAATATCACCGGGGAAGTGACGGAGGTTTACCTGAAGTCGGCGGACGGCCACCAGTACCTGAGCCGCGACGGCGGGAAGACCCTGTACGAGGAACTGACATTCACGCTGGCCGCCATCTCGGGAATGAATGAAATCCAGTATTTCATCAACCCGGCGGCGCGCCTCGAGTCCATGGACCAGGTCCGCGTGACCGAAGGGGACAGGAAGCTGGAGGTGACCGGTTTGTCCAGCCTGAACAACAGCGTGGTGACCGGCAAGATCACCCTGGGCGAGGAACTGGACCTTTCGAAGATCTACACGGTGGAGATCGAGGGCTACGGCGCGAAGGACGCCGTACCGACGAAGGTGTTTGACTCCCCGGCATTCAAGGAACGCTATACCTATGAAGGTGACGACCTTGGCGCGGTGCTGACTGAGACGGGCACCCGGTTCAAGGTATGGGCGCCGACCGCGAACCGCGTACGGCTGAAGCTGTACGAAGCCGGCAACGGCGGGGACGCGTTTGACACGATCGAAATGGAACGCGGGGAGCAGGGCGTGTGGAGCGCGGAAACCGCCACCGGCGCCGGCACTTACTACACCTACCTGGTGAACACCTCCGCGGGCGAACAGGAAGCGGTGGACCCGTATGCCCGGGCCGTTGGCGTGAACGGCGACCGCGGCATGGTGGCCGACCTGGACGCGACCGACCCGGAGGGCTTCGCGGAAGACCGGTACTACGACGGGATCAATGCCTACAACGAAGCGGTGATCTGGGAAGTGCACGTACGCGACTTCTCCAACAAGCTGGCTTCCTCGCAGTATCCCGGCAAGTATCTCGCGTTTACCGAGAAGGGGCTGAAAAACAGCAGCGGCGAAGCGGCCGGCATCGACTACCTGGCGGACCTGGGCGTGACCCATGTGCACCTGCAGCCGGTTTACGACTTCGCGACGGTGGATGAATCCAAAGAAGGCACCGGGTTCAACTGGGGCTATGACCCGAAGAACTACAACGCGCCGGAAGGCAGCTACTCCACCGACCCGTTCCACGGCGAAGTGCGGATCAGGGAGTTCAAGCAGATGGTGCAGGCCCTGCACGAAAACGGAATGGGCGTCGTGATGGACGTGGTGTACAACCACACCTATTCCGCCGATTCCTGCCTGAACCGGATCGTACCGTACTACTATTACCGGTACGACGGAATGGGCAAGCTTTCCAACGGCTCCGGATGCGGCAACGAAACGGCGTCCGAACGGCCGATGATGCGCAAGTATATCGTGGACTCCGTGCGCTACTGGGCGGAGGAGTACCACGTGGACGGCTTCCGGTTTGACCTGATGGCGCTGCATGATACCGACACGATGCAGGCGGTGGAACAGGCGGTGCACGCGGTGAACCCGAAGGCGATCATCTACGGTGAAGGCTGGACCGGCGGTACCACGCCGCTGATGGAGCCCCTGCGCGCAAGCCAGGCGAACATCCGGAAGGTGACGGCGTCCGAGGGCGCGATCGGCGCGGTGTCCGTGTTCAACGACAGCATCCGCGACGGCCTGAAGGGCAGCGTGTTTGACGCGAAGGAAAAGGGCTATGTGAGCGGCAACGTGTCCAAGGGCAATGCCGAGAACGTGATCTTCGGCCTGACCGGCGGCATCAAGAGCAAGGCGGTTTCCTGGCACGTGAAGGACAACGGCGTGATCAACTACATGTCCTGCCACGACAACCACACGCTGTTTGACCGGCTGCTTTCCTCCAACCCGGACGACAGCCTGGAAGCCCGGCTGCGGATGAACCGCTTCGGCATCTCCATCATCATGATCGGGAAGGGCACCCCGTTCTTCCTGGCCGGCGAGGAGTTGCTGCGCACCAAGAACGGCGACTCGAACAGCTACAACTCCGGCGATGAGGTGAACAATATCCGCTGGGACGAGCTGGCCGCGGGCAGCGACACGATGGCGATGCGCGACTTCTACCGCAGCCTGATCGCGATGCGGAAGGCAAACCCGTTCCTGACGAAGGCGGAGCTCACCTGCACCGTGGGACGCGAGAACGCAATTGAAGCAGTGTACACCGAAGGCGAAAAGACCGTGGCCTACGCGCTGGTCAATCCGTCCGGATCGACCTTCACGCAGACGCTGCCGGAAGGAAACTGGACCGTGCTGATGCAAAATGAAACGGTTTCCCCGGAAGGCGGGGAAACCGTGAGCGGCACTGTCCAGGTGGAAGGACGGAGCGTCCTGCTGGTAAAGGCCGAGTAATCAGTTGGCGTCGTAAATCGTGATCCGGGTCCCGTCCGGACCGGTGAGGAAGAATCCCCGCCGGCGGGAGCACGGATCCTCAAAATCAGGAGAACATTCAATCCCGTTCGTCTGCAGCCTTTCGCGGACGGACGGGATTTTTGCCGCGTAGAAGGAAAGCTCCTGGCCTTCCGGAACCGGGCGGGAAGGATCAAAGCGGAACTCCGCCTGGCAGCGGCCGAGCTGCAGGAGGATCACCTGCGTGCCGGCTTCCTTGTCCCGCAGGCGGGCGATCAAGCGGAAGCCCAGGCGCCCGGTGTAGAATTCCATGACTTTGTCCGGCTCCGCGGTGTACAGCACGGTGCGGGATACGGCAATGCCCCGGCGGAAGGAATAGAGCGTTTTCCGGAGGGCCTGGCGCCGCCAGGCCTGGTAGCCGTGCAGGGAGTCCTTCCAGGCCGGATGGGTGAGCATATACGCAAAGGAGATGTACAGGAATTCCCCGATGATGCCGCCGATGGTGTTGGCGATGATGTCATCCAGGTCATACAGGCCGCGCCGGCTCATCAGCTGGATGTTTTCCACCAGGAAGGACAGCAGGAAGCAGACCAGCGCCGGGCGCATCCGCACGCGCTGGCGGCACCAGCGGAACACATAGGGCAGCAGGTAGCCGAGGGGAATAAAGACCACGATGTTGAGGTAGAACTGGATTATGTCCTCCGGGCGGACCAGGCGGACATTGCGGAAGGCTTCCGTAAAGCCGTCCGAGAAGATCCGGCGGATGACATCGCTGAAGCCGTGGTCCGTGGTGAACGCGTCCCGCAGGTCCTGCAGGGGGGCAACGTGCACGGAGTAATGGGTCATGGCGGTGCGGGAGAAGAAGACCAGGTAGGCGAACACCACCATGTAAACGGCAAGTCCCAGGGTGAGGATGCGCTGGCGGATGCGCAGCAGGCGGTCCGCGTCCGGGTTGCTGCTGAGCCCGCCGTGCAGGTTCAGCCCGAGGCGGGAGGAGATTTTCCGGTCCAGCCAGGGGAGCATGAGCACCATCACGGCGACCATGGCGGTGACGCAGATGACGGTGGTGAGGTTGTTGATGTCATTCGCGCTCAAACCCGTCCACCTCCCGGAAGTTTCTCCGCGCTTTGCGGCGGGAGCAGGGAAGGAATCCGCAGGTTGCGCGGATCGTCCGCCGGCAGGCCGCTGAGGTAGGAGCGGCTGCCGATGATCCCGGCCAGTTCTTCCCGCGTAATGCCTTCGTGGTACACATAGCGGTATGCCGCGCCGATCATCTCCAGCGCCTTTTCCAGCGCCTGCTTCCGCAGGTCAGCAAAGGAAGCCGTGGAGACGATTGATTCATCGTGGCTGTGGTGCCACTGCGCGTGGGATTCGTTTTCCACGTCCGCATCGTTGAAGTGGGACAGGGTGTAGGTGAGGGATTTCAGGCGCGCGTTCCCGCTCAGACGTGCGAGGCGGGTGAACCACCCGTTCGGATTTTCGATGACCCGGTAGGTGAGCCGGAAGCGCTTCCAGGCCGCATTGAGGCCTTTCCAGCAGTTTTTCCAGCCGTAGACCTCCCGGAAGACTGCGTCGATATCGGGACGGACGGATTCCGGCAGGCGGCAGTGTGGAAGGAACGACGAGGTGACCGGATGGCGTCCGTTCCAGCGCGAGGTACGGAGCAGCTCCCGGTAATCCAGGCTGTGCTCAAAGCTCATATGGCCGCGGGGCAGTTTGGTTTCCCACTCCGTTTTGTAAACGACATAGGGATGGGCGGCGGCATCCAGCGCGTAATGGCAGAGGAAACCGGCCAGGTAGGAAAACAGCGCGTCCGGGGACGGCAGGGAGGCAGCCCGGTCTGCCAGCGCCATGAGGAAAGTGCCGGGACGCGTGGTATGCATCCGGCGGCCGCGGCCTTCCCGCCGCTTCCAGGGCTGGTACATGAACCAGACATCCGGCCCGAAAAGCGCGAACGTCCAGGGGGCATCCTCCAGCACGGAACGGACCGCATCCGGCAGCGCCTGCCGGACCTCCCGGCCGAATTCCGCGTGAATAACCACGTCCGGCATGGATGATTCCTCCCGTTTCATTCGTCTGATATACAGTGAGTATATCATCTTTCGCGGGGTGCAACAAGACAGGGCGGGCGGAATGTGATATAATCAAATAAATGGAGGATTCGGCCATCGGGCCGGGAAGGAGACAACGATGAAGCGGATTCGGAGAGCCGCGGCATTCGCGGCGGCACTGCTGCTCCTCTTTACGGGAGCGGCTGCGGAGGGTACGGAGCCGGCGGCGCCGGCGGCGCAGGCACAGGCGGCCGGCGGGAACCTGCGGAAGGGCTCCAAGGGCGACGAGGTGACGCGGCTGCAGGAACGCCTGCAGGAGCTGGGTTACCTGGACAGCAAACCGGACGGGATTTTCGGCAATGACACCGTGAGCGCGGTGAAGGCGTTCCAGCGCCGGAACGGACTGTCGGCAGACGGCCAGGCCGGCCCGCTGACGCAGGAACGGCTGTACGCGGAGGACGCGGTGGCCGCGCCGGAGATTGTCCTGACCGATACGCTGGAAGGGGAACTGCCGATGCTGGTGAACAAGAAGCATATGGTGGAAGAATACTTCCAGCCGGCAGACCTGGTGCTGCTGACGGAGGTCCTGGACAGCAAGCTGTGCAAGGTCAAGTACAAGGATACCCAGCTGGTCCGTGAAGCGGCCGAAGCCCTTGAGAAAATGCTGGAGGCCGCCAAAGAGGACGGCGTGAAGAAATGGCAGGTCAGCGCCGGATACCGCACCTGGGAAGAACAGAATGGCATGCTGAACACCAAGACCGAGAGCTACCTGAAAAAGCATAAGGACTGGAGCCGCCGGAATGCCCGGAACGCGGCGCTGAAAACCGTGGCGGAGCCCGGGGCCAGCGAGCATCACCTGGGGCTGGCGGTGGACATCAACGTGCCCGGCACCAGCGCGTTCAAAGGGACCAAACAGCAGAAATGGCTGCACAAGCACTGCTGGGAATACGGCTTCATTGTCCGCTACACAGCCGACAAGGAAAAGATTACCGGGTTTGCCGCGGAGGAGTGGCACATCCGGTACGTGGGTGTCGAGCACGCCCAGAAGATCAGAGAACTGGGGCTGTGCCTCGAGGAATACATCGAGTGGATGGAGTCCGGCTATATCCAGAGTGATGAAACTGAAATTACGGAAATCGTGCTGGATGACGAAGAAACAGCCGGAGAAAAGGCATCATGATGAAAAAACGGAAACCCGCCCTGTGGATTGCGTGCGGGCTGGCTGCCCTGGCACTGGTCACGGGCGGGATCCTTCTGCTGACCCGCGGAAACGGCGGGGAAGCGCATGAAGGCGGGATCCGGCTGCTGCTGGACGGCGCGGAGATGACGGAAACGGTCCGGGATCCGGAGGGCGGAGACGGCCTGCGGGTGATTGTGACCGTGGACGGAAATGAGGCAGCGAACCTGCCCTTCGGCATGGAGCACACGCTGCAGGTGATCCAGGACAGCGGAAGGAACACGGTGCGGATTACAAAGGACGCCGTGTACATGGAAGAAGCGGACTGCCACGGGCAGGACTGCGTGAAAATGGAACCGGTCACGAGAGACAACCTGGAGATGCGGGTGATGGGCGGATTTATCATCTGCCTGCCGCACCGGGTGTCGGTGGAGGTTCGGGGCAAGTAAAAGGCAAAGATCCGAGAGGCACAGACATGAGAAAATACCTGAGAACCCATAAGCGGGAAATCCTGATGGCATACGCGCAGATCTTCATCGGCAGCGTGATCGGGGCGGCGGCATATCCCACATTCCTGATTCCGAACAACATCGCCCCGGGCGGGCTGACCGGCGTGGCCACGATCCTGAATTACCTGGCCGGATGGCCGGTCGGTATCACGGCCCTGGTGCTGAACATCCCGCTGTTCCTGATCGGATACCGGACGATGGGCAAGGTGTTCGCCTTCCGGAGCCTGGTGGCAACGGCGCTGTTCACCATCCTGATCGATATCCTGCCCCTGAAGCCCGTGAGCGAGGATCCGCTGCTCGGAACGCTGTTCGGCGGCGTGGTGCTGGGCATCGGGCTCGGCCTGATCCTGCGCGGCGGCGCGACGACGGGCGGATCGGACATGATTGCCCGGATGGTGCACCGGCGGTTCAGCTTCATTACGGTGGGCATGTTCCTGTTTGCGCTGGACTTCCTGGTCGTGCTGGCGGCCGCGATTTTCATCGGCGGAACCCAGGCGCTCTACGCGATGATCGACATTTACGTATGCAGCCGCGTGATCGACGCGGTGATGGTCGGCTTCGGCGGCAACAAGGCCTGCTTTGTGATGACCGATGCATGGCAGAAAGTAACAGGCCGCGTCCTGAATGAAATCGAACGCGGTTGTACACTGCTGGAAGCCAAGGGTGCCTATTCCGGCACAAGCCGGCCGGTGGTGATGTGCGTGATGTCCCGGCAGGAAATGACTGCCCTCAAGCGCATCGTGCAGGAGGAGGACGAGAAGGCCTTCATGTTCATCACAGACGCGCACGAGGCGCTGGGAGAAGGCTTCTCCCGGCTGGACGGAAAGGACTGATCAGCCGGATACCCGCCGGCGCTCATTGCGGCGGATGCGGTTGATGTGGCGTTCAAAATCCCCGCTGTTGATGAGTTCCGCGAGCACATACTGCTCGAAGGCGGGCACGGAACAGGAGTAGAAACCGAGCCTTTGGGTGAACTCCGGAACCAGGCGGAGCGGAAGCACCATGTAGCCCACACGGACGGAGGGCGAAACGGTGCGCGTAAACGTATTGAGGTAAATGACATTCTGCGACGGGGCGGCGGCAAACACGGTTTCCTCCACCTTGCGGAGGAGGGAGAACTCGGATTCGTAATCGTCCTCGACGATGTACCGGTCCGGGCCGGAGGCCCAGCGCAGGTATTCCCGCCGCTTGGAGGCGGAGGCGGTGACGCCGCTGGGGAAGCTGCGGAACGGCGTGATATGCAGGACGGATGCCTGCGTGGACGCCAGCGCTTCCGACCGGATCCCGTCACTGCCCAGCGGCAGGAGATCACAGGCAACCCCTTTCGAGCGGTAAATCCGCTCGATTTTTTCGTAGGAAGGGGATTCGATGCCGTACAGCCGGCCGCTGCCGAGCAGCTCCACCACCAGGCCGTAGAGGTATTCCGCACCGGAACCGATGACGATCTGTTCCGGGGATACCCGGATGCCCCGGTTCCGCGCCAGGTAGCGGCTGACCGCGTCGCGCAGCTCCAGGCAGCCGGTGTTCGGCGGCTTCACCAGGATGGCTTCCCCGTAATCCGAAAGAACGCGGCGCATGACCCGGGCCAGGGCCGGGAACGGGAAGGAATCATGGCTGCCGGTTTCGGAAGGCGGAAGGGCACGGAATGCCGGGCGGACGGGCAGGGAGAAGCCGTCCGACTCCCGGTAGATGACATAATAGCCGCTCTTCGGCCGGGATTCGGCATATCCCTCCTCGCACAGCAGCTCATAGCAGTGGTCCACGGTGACCGGGCTGATGCCCCGGTCCTGGGCGAGGGAACGGCGGGAGGGAAGCCGGCTGCCGCAGGCGCGGGTGCCGGACAGGATCTCCTCCCGCAGGGTCTCATACAGCGCCAGGTAGGCGGGTTTTCTCTTCTCTTCCATCTGGTATTATAAAAAACTCCTTTTCTGGTACTTTTCATATAGCCAAGCAGAGTCTATACTACACGGCAAGCAAAGTCAAGGAGTTGGTTGGAGATGTCGAAGTCCAAGGTTCAGCTGATCAGGATTGTTTTCGGGGCCGTGCTGGCGGCCATGGTTTTTGTCGTGACGATGTTCCGGTTCCCGCTGCTGGGATCCAAGGTGCATTTTGCCAACGCGGTGTGCCTGCTGAGCGGCCTGCTGCTGGGACCGGTGTGGGGCGGATTTGCCGCCGGCATGGGATCCATGCTGTATGACCTGTTCCTGTACAACGAGGGAATTATCAACCTGCTGATTACCTTCGTGTCCAAGTTCGCAATGGCCTGGGTGACCGCGATGCTGTTCCGGGCATTCGGCGAAAAGCGCCGCAAGCCGGTGAACCTGGTGATCGTGTGCGCGGCCGGCGCGCTGACCTATGTGGCACTGTACATGGTGAAATCGGCCATCTACGGCGCGATCGCGGGCAATGCCTGGGCGGCGGTGGCCAGCAAGTTCCCGGCGTCCATCATCAACGCGGCGGTGGCGACCATCGCGGCACCGATCTTCTACGGTGCGGTCCTGCCGGCCCTGAAGAGCGCCGGAATCCTGCAGGAACTGGAAGCCGCAAAAGGGTAAAAAACAGACAGCAAAATTGTCTTGACATCTTTGCGTTTCGGGATTAAGATACTCCCCGAGCTAGGGGAGCGAAACGCTGAGATTGTAAGTAATTACAGACCCTCATTACCTGATCCGGTTAATGCCGGCGTAGGGAAGCGAGTTTTAACAGCTGTGCAATTCTGACATGACAGAACTCCCCCGTGGAGTTCTGTTTTTTTGCGTTTTCCGCCCCGGGCACCCCGGGAAAAAAGAAAGGAGAAAAGAAAAATGGAATCCAGTGTTGCCATCCAGGTTTTGCCGAAGGTACAGGATACAAAGGAAGTGTGCCGGATCGTGGACGAGGTGATCGCCTACATTGCGGGCACGGGGTACAACTATTTTGTGGGGCCGTTTGAAACCACGATTGAGGGGCCGTACGATGCGCTGATGGACATCGTGAAGGAATGCCAGCATGTGGCCGTCCGGGCCGGCGCGCCGGGCGTTTCCGCGTACATCAAGGTGGC
It encodes the following:
- a CDS encoding VanZ family protein codes for the protein MSANDINNLTTVICVTAMVAVMVLMLPWLDRKISSRLGLNLHGGLSSNPDADRLLRIRQRILTLGLAVYMVVFAYLVFFSRTAMTHYSVHVAPLQDLRDAFTTDHGFSDVIRRIFSDGFTEAFRNVRLVRPEDIIQFYLNIVVFIPLGYLLPYVFRWCRQRVRMRPALVCFLLSFLVENIQLMSRRGLYDLDDIIANTIGGIIGEFLYISFAYMLTHPAWKDSLHGYQAWRRQALRKTLYSFRRGIAVSRTVLYTAEPDKVMEFYTGRLGFRLIARLRDKEAGTQVILLQLGRCQAEFRFDPSRPVPEGQELSFYAAKIPSVRERLQTNGIECSPDFEDPCSRRRGFFLTGPDGTRITIYDAN
- a CDS encoding zinc dependent phospholipase C family protein, whose amino-acid sequence is MPDVVIHAEFGREVRQALPDAVRSVLEDAPWTFALFGPDVWFMYQPWKRREGRGRRMHTTRPGTFLMALADRAASLPSPDALFSYLAGFLCHYALDAAAHPYVVYKTEWETKLPRGHMSFEHSLDYRELLRTSRWNGRHPVTSSFLPHCRLPESVRPDIDAVFREVYGWKNCWKGLNAAWKRFRLTYRVIENPNGWFTRLARLSGNARLKSLTYTLSHFNDADVENESHAQWHHSHDESIVSTASFADLRKQALEKALEMIGAAYRYVYHEGITREELAGIIGSRSYLSGLPADDPRNLRIPSLLPPQSAEKLPGGGRV
- a CDS encoding D-alanyl-D-alanine carboxypeptidase family protein; amino-acid sequence: MKRIRRAAAFAAALLLLFTGAAAEGTEPAAPAAQAQAAGGNLRKGSKGDEVTRLQERLQELGYLDSKPDGIFGNDTVSAVKAFQRRNGLSADGQAGPLTQERLYAEDAVAAPEIVLTDTLEGELPMLVNKKHMVEEYFQPADLVLLTEVLDSKLCKVKYKDTQLVREAAEALEKMLEAAKEDGVKKWQVSAGYRTWEEQNGMLNTKTESYLKKHKDWSRRNARNAALKTVAEPGASEHHLGLAVDINVPGTSAFKGTKQQKWLHKHCWEYGFIVRYTADKEKITGFAAEEWHIRYVGVEHAQKIRELGLCLEEYIEWMESGYIQSDETEITEIVLDDEETAGEKAS
- a CDS encoding NusG domain II-containing protein, encoding MMKKRKPALWIACGLAALALVTGGILLLTRGNGGEAHEGGIRLLLDGAEMTETVRDPEGGDGLRVIVTVDGNEAANLPFGMEHTLQVIQDSGRNTVRITKDAVYMEEADCHGQDCVKMEPVTRDNLEMRVMGGFIICLPHRVSVEVRGK
- a CDS encoding YitT family protein, translated to MRKYLRTHKREILMAYAQIFIGSVIGAAAYPTFLIPNNIAPGGLTGVATILNYLAGWPVGITALVLNIPLFLIGYRTMGKVFAFRSLVATALFTILIDILPLKPVSEDPLLGTLFGGVVLGIGLGLILRGGATTGGSDMIARMVHRRFSFITVGMFLFALDFLVVLAAAIFIGGTQALYAMIDIYVCSRVIDAVMVGFGGNKACFVMTDAWQKVTGRVLNEIERGCTLLEAKGAYSGTSRPVVMCVMSRQEMTALKRIVQEEDEKAFMFITDAHEALGEGFSRLDGKD
- a CDS encoding PLP-dependent aminotransferase family protein — encoded protein: MEEKRKPAYLALYETLREEILSGTRACGSRLPSRRSLAQDRGISPVTVDHCYELLCEEGYAESRPKSGYYVIYRESDGFSLPVRPAFRALPPSETGSHDSFPFPALARVMRRVLSDYGEAILVKPPNTGCLELRDAVSRYLARNRGIRVSPEQIVIGSGAEYLYGLVVELLGSGRLYGIESPSYEKIERIYRSKGVACDLLPLGSDGIRSEALASTQASVLHITPFRSFPSGVTASASKRREYLRWASGPDRYIVEDDYESEFSLLRKVEETVFAAAPSQNVIYLNTFTRTVSPSVRVGYMVLPLRLVPEFTQRLGFYSCSVPAFEQYVLAELINSGDFERHINRIRRNERRRVSG
- a CDS encoding ECF transporter S component encodes the protein MSKSKVQLIRIVFGAVLAAMVFVVTMFRFPLLGSKVHFANAVCLLSGLLLGPVWGGFAAGMGSMLYDLFLYNEGIINLLITFVSKFAMAWVTAMLFRAFGEKRRKPVNLVIVCAAGALTYVALYMVKSAIYGAIAGNAWAAVASKFPASIINAAVATIAAPIFYGAVLPALKSAGILQELEAAKG